One Cellulosimicrobium protaetiae genomic region harbors:
- a CDS encoding DUF350 domain-containing protein, protein MIATAAPLAFLWSFFSTILYSALGIVLLLLTLVVANKVFRLNLHRELVDEHNTAFGVMIAGLAIAIGLIIAGTITS, encoded by the coding sequence GTGATCGCCACCGCCGCCCCGCTCGCGTTCCTCTGGTCCTTCTTCTCGACGATCCTCTACTCCGCGCTCGGCATCGTCCTGCTGCTGCTCACGCTCGTCGTCGCGAACAAGGTGTTCCGCCTGAACCTTCACCGCGAGCTCGTCGACGAGCACAACACCGCGTTCGGCGTGATGATCGCCGGCCTCGCCATCGCGATCGGCCTGATCATCGCGGGGACCATCACCTCCTGA
- a CDS encoding DUF4178 domain-containing protein, which yields MSARPRLAMRVGEELVGAPPQRATPRAVAVLSTNQGGSTYTWEEWQLLAHDGSDVWVEYDHDTRDVTLYHPVEAWPPVVDMSSLQTGRTLGLRLDGRQYSLTVRERGTGRVEHVEGQFAEPFVVGQQVEYADLSAHGTVVSVERTTGPLGPVTAVYRGRRLDTAEQRRLFGRRLAPLAFPGGRFVAFAVAAVVLVGFFASCSARTATGDSSCTPRTVETVAPSGEVVTTEQSGTCVRRSVYGGGGGGLGK from the coding sequence GTGAGCGCCCGCCCCCGTCTCGCGATGCGCGTCGGCGAGGAGCTCGTCGGCGCACCGCCGCAGCGGGCCACGCCGCGCGCCGTCGCGGTCCTGTCGACGAACCAGGGCGGTTCGACGTACACGTGGGAGGAGTGGCAGCTCCTCGCGCACGACGGCTCGGACGTGTGGGTCGAGTACGACCACGACACGCGCGACGTCACGCTCTACCACCCGGTCGAGGCGTGGCCCCCCGTCGTCGACATGTCGAGCCTGCAGACCGGGCGCACCCTGGGCCTGCGCCTCGACGGGCGGCAGTACTCGCTGACGGTGCGCGAGCGCGGCACGGGGCGCGTGGAGCACGTCGAGGGACAGTTCGCCGAACCGTTCGTGGTCGGCCAGCAGGTCGAGTACGCCGACCTCTCCGCACACGGCACGGTCGTCTCGGTCGAACGCACCACCGGCCCGCTCGGGCCCGTGACTGCCGTCTACCGCGGTCGGCGGCTCGACACCGCGGAGCAGCGCCGTCTCTTCGGGCGACGCCTCGCCCCGCTCGCGTTCCCCGGCGGGCGGTTCGTCGCCTTCGCGGTCGCCGCCGTCGTGCTCGTCGGCTTCTTCGCGTCGTGCTCCGCCCGCACCGCCACGGGCGACTCGTCCTGCACGCCCCGCACCGTCGAGACCGTCGCGCCCTCCGGCGAGGTGGTCACCACCGAGCAGAGCGGCACGTGCGTGCGCCGCTCCGTGTACGGCGGCGGTGGCGGAGGGCTCGGCAAGTGA
- a CDS encoding LLM class flavin-dependent oxidoreductase, translating into MATSTTTPALGVILPRELPADRIVPFARRAEEVGLDEVWVVEDLTFHGGIAQAATVLAATRHLTVGIGILPAATRAPSTAAMEAATLAALHPGRLHLGIGHGMPAWMRQIGVWPASPLAMLEETTSAVRALLHGERVSVSGRYVAVDDVALHAPPASPPPVLAGVRGPRSLEISGRVADGTILDMPVTPEYLAVARAAIDAGRTSAGGAAPPEHRVVAFAVGAVHDDVATARAIVRPSLAVLGETDWSAQIDPLPFADDLRALRDASDSPEAFATAMPDAWVDALAVVGTPDTFRARLAELGAGGVSSIVLLATSPDPARPDDPFAALDALHEITRSAPRPRTA; encoded by the coding sequence ATGGCGACCTCCACGACGACCCCTGCCCTGGGCGTGATCCTGCCGCGCGAGCTGCCCGCCGACCGGATCGTGCCGTTCGCGCGGCGCGCCGAGGAGGTGGGCCTGGACGAGGTGTGGGTCGTCGAGGACCTCACGTTCCACGGCGGGATCGCCCAGGCGGCGACGGTGCTCGCCGCGACCCGGCACCTCACGGTGGGCATCGGGATCCTCCCCGCGGCGACGCGCGCGCCGTCGACCGCCGCGATGGAGGCCGCGACCCTCGCCGCCCTGCACCCCGGCCGCCTGCACCTGGGGATCGGGCACGGCATGCCCGCGTGGATGCGGCAGATCGGCGTCTGGCCCGCGAGCCCGCTCGCGATGCTCGAGGAGACGACGTCGGCCGTGCGCGCCCTGCTGCACGGCGAGCGCGTGAGCGTCTCGGGCCGCTACGTCGCGGTCGACGACGTCGCGCTGCACGCCCCGCCCGCCTCGCCGCCGCCCGTGCTCGCCGGGGTGCGCGGCCCGCGCTCGCTCGAGATCTCCGGCCGGGTCGCGGACGGGACGATCCTCGACATGCCCGTGACCCCGGAGTACCTGGCCGTCGCGCGTGCCGCGATCGACGCGGGGCGCACGAGCGCGGGCGGCGCCGCTCCGCCGGAGCACCGCGTCGTCGCCTTCGCGGTGGGTGCCGTGCACGACGACGTCGCGACGGCCCGCGCGATCGTCCGCCCGTCCCTCGCCGTGCTGGGCGAGACGGACTGGTCGGCGCAGATCGACCCGCTGCCGTTCGCCGACGACCTCCGCGCCCTGCGCGACGCGAGCGACAGCCCCGAGGCCTTCGCCACCGCGATGCCGGACGCCTGGGTCGACGCGCTCGCCGTCGTCGGGACGCCCGACACCTTCCGTGCCCGGCTCGCCGAGCTCGGCGCGGGCGGGGTGTCGAGCATCGTGCTCCTCGCGACGAGCCCGGACCCGGCCCGCCCGGACGACCCGTTCGCAGCGCTCGACGCGCTGCACGAGATCACCAGGTCTGCACCGAGACCGCGAACAGCGTGA
- a CDS encoding S-adenosylmethionine decarboxylase family protein, with amino-acid sequence MQRNLVHVFDVTGADPALLDDDPTVRRCLDAIVRHAGMTPLGEASHRFEPQGTSVVILLAESHLAVHTWPEHGTAYVTLTTCRPPASTTFADDVRALLADALGAADVAVRSLV; translated from the coding sequence GTGCAGCGCAACCTCGTCCACGTCTTCGACGTGACGGGAGCAGACCCGGCCCTGCTCGACGACGACCCGACCGTCCGCCGGTGCCTCGACGCGATCGTCCGGCACGCCGGGATGACCCCGCTCGGCGAGGCCTCGCACCGCTTCGAGCCCCAGGGCACGAGCGTCGTGATCCTGCTCGCCGAGTCGCACCTCGCCGTCCACACGTGGCCCGAGCACGGGACCGCGTACGTGACGCTCACGACGTGCCGCCCCCCGGCGTCCACGACCTTTGCCGACGACGTGCGCGCCCTGCTCGCCGACGCCCTCGGCGCGGCCGACGTCGCGGTGCGGAGCCTCGTGTGA
- a CDS encoding polyamine aminopropyltransferase produces MSVEQDTGQDTAPAPSGPGSGPVPGADRAPDVATPAGRARSLDRPTVFAAALLVAVGGLVYELILGTAASYLFGDSVVAFSVATGLTLFGMGLGSLLAPRLQRTAGMSFVRNELVLSLLGGTSVLALFWAYAQTELAWVVFVLLSLAIGTAIGIEIPLLVAVLKERGSEGSVSLLSKVLALDYFGALAASLLFPFLLLPYLGLVRTAFAVAVLNVAVAAFMLARMGHPPRWTALAAVTLVVLVTGFAASTWLETRISAGMYQDPVVAQERSAYQQVVVTEYRGDTRLYLDNQLQFSSVDEARYHETLAHAAMTSVAAPASVAILGGGDGLLAREVLRYDSVQEVALVDLDPAVTDLARENRLLTDLNEHALDDPRVTVVNADAFRWVEDTPQTFDVVLVDLVDPSTERVAKLYSQEFYGMVAAHLRPGGVFATQATSTYFTPDAFWQVASTVRAAAPDRTVVPLTVNVPSFGEWGFALSLPGGPGGVTGSAQRPDDVPGLFARTPLPEGLRFHDAASLAATTHLPADNPPQDLPPSTLLSPTVQRTYQDDMRAWRY; encoded by the coding sequence ATGTCCGTCGAGCAGGACACAGGGCAGGACACCGCGCCCGCCCCGTCCGGTCCCGGGTCCGGTCCCGTGCCCGGGGCTGACCGGGCCCCGGACGTGGCGACCCCCGCCGGGCGCGCGCGGAGCCTGGACCGCCCGACCGTCTTCGCCGCCGCGCTGCTCGTCGCCGTCGGCGGGCTGGTCTACGAGCTCATCCTCGGGACGGCGGCGTCGTACCTGTTCGGCGACTCCGTCGTCGCGTTCTCCGTCGCGACGGGGCTGACCCTGTTCGGCATGGGCCTCGGCTCCCTCCTCGCGCCCCGGCTCCAGCGCACGGCGGGGATGAGCTTCGTGCGCAACGAGCTCGTGCTCTCGCTCCTGGGGGGCACGTCCGTGCTCGCGCTGTTCTGGGCGTACGCCCAGACCGAGCTCGCGTGGGTCGTGTTCGTCCTGCTGTCGCTCGCGATCGGCACGGCGATCGGCATCGAGATCCCGCTGCTCGTGGCCGTGCTCAAGGAGCGGGGGAGCGAGGGCTCCGTCTCGCTGCTGTCCAAGGTGCTCGCGCTCGACTACTTCGGCGCGCTCGCGGCGTCGCTGCTGTTCCCGTTCCTCCTGCTGCCGTACCTGGGCCTCGTCCGCACCGCGTTCGCCGTCGCGGTGCTGAACGTCGCCGTCGCGGCGTTCATGCTCGCGCGCATGGGCCACCCGCCGCGCTGGACCGCCCTCGCCGCCGTGACGCTCGTCGTGCTCGTCACCGGGTTCGCGGCCTCGACGTGGCTGGAGACGCGCATCAGCGCGGGGATGTACCAGGACCCGGTCGTCGCGCAGGAGCGCAGCGCCTACCAGCAGGTCGTCGTCACCGAGTACCGCGGCGACACCCGCCTCTACCTGGACAACCAGCTCCAGTTCTCCTCCGTCGACGAGGCCCGGTACCACGAGACCCTCGCGCACGCGGCGATGACGTCCGTCGCGGCACCCGCGTCGGTCGCGATCCTCGGGGGCGGCGACGGGCTCCTCGCGCGCGAGGTGCTGCGGTACGACTCGGTGCAGGAGGTCGCCCTCGTCGACCTCGACCCGGCGGTCACCGACCTCGCGCGCGAGAACCGGCTCCTCACCGACCTCAACGAGCACGCGCTCGACGACCCGCGCGTCACCGTCGTCAACGCCGACGCGTTCCGGTGGGTCGAGGACACCCCGCAGACGTTCGACGTCGTGCTGGTCGACCTCGTCGACCCGTCCACCGAGCGCGTGGCCAAGCTGTACTCGCAGGAGTTCTACGGCATGGTCGCCGCGCACCTGCGCCCGGGCGGCGTGTTCGCGACGCAGGCGACGTCGACCTACTTCACGCCGGACGCGTTCTGGCAGGTCGCCTCCACGGTCCGCGCCGCGGCGCCCGACCGCACCGTCGTGCCGCTCACGGTCAACGTGCCGTCGTTCGGCGAGTGGGGCTTCGCGCTCTCGCTCCCGGGCGGTCCCGGCGGGGTCACGGGGAGCGCCCAGAGGCCCGACGACGTCCCCGGGCTCTTCGCGCGCACGCCCCTCCCCGAGGGGCTGCGGTTCCACGACGCCGCGTCGCTCGCCGCGACGACGCACCTGCCCGCCGACAACCCGCCGCAGGACCTGCCGCCGTCGACCCTGCTGTCCCCGACCGTGCAGCGCACCTACCAGGACGACATGCGCGCGTGGCGCTACTGA